The Halostagnicola larsenii XH-48 region CCAGACCGCCTCGCGTCGGCTTCAGCGACTCGAGAGCGCGGGGCTGCTCGAGCGCGAAACCGTCAGCGACGGCCAGTGGGTCGTCATCACCGACGAGGGAGAGCGCGTGCTTCGGGCCGAGTACGAGGACTACCGTCGCGTCTTCGAGACGGGGGCAGAGGTCGAACTCGAGGGCACGATCACCAGCGGAATGGGCGAGGGACGCCACTACATCTCGCTGCCCGGCTACCAACGGCAGTTCGAGGAACGCTTGGGCTACGATCCGTTCCCGGGGACCCTCAATGTCGACCTCCGCGAGGACAGCGTTCGACGACGGAGCGCGATGTCGTCGCTCGAGCCTGTTCCGATCGACGGCTGGGAGGACGACGACCGAACCTACGGCCCGGCGGTCTGCTATCCGGCGACCATCGAGACGGCAGACGGTGACACCTACGAGACCGCCCACACGATCGCACCCGAGCGAACGCACCACGACGACGATCAACTCGAGGTCATCGCCCCCGACAAACTCCGCGAGGAACTCGGCCTCGAGGACGACGATCACGTGACGGTGTCCGTGGGTGATCGGTGATGCGAACGGAGACCGAACCCGGAACGGAGGGTTCCGAATCGCTCACCGAGAGCGAGTTCCGGCGGGCCCTCGAGTCGTTCCGATCGGGCGAGCCGGTCCTCGTTCACGACGCCGCGGATCGCGAAGGCGAGACGGATCTCATCTACCACGCGGACGCCGTCACCCCCGACGCCGTCGCTCGCATGCGCAACGACGCGGGCGGACTCGTCTGCGTCGCGCTTTCGGACGACGTCGCCGACGCGTTCGACCTGCCGTTTTTCACCGACGAGGTCGACCATCCGGCGGCGGCCGATCACGAACTCGGCTACGACGAACGCTCCTCGTTCTCGTTCACCGTCAACCATCGAGACACGTACACGGGAATTACGGACAGCGATCGATCGACGACGATTCGCGCCCTTGGGGAGGCCGCCGCCGACCCCTCGGCGACCGACTTCGCGGCGGAATTTCGCGTCCCCGGACACGTCCATCTCCTCAGGGCCGCCCCCGACCTGCTCGCACAGCGAGAGGGTCACACCGAACTGGGTCTGGCGCTCGCGGACGCCGCCGATCTACCCCCTGCGGTCGTCGTCTGCGAGATGCTCGACGACGAAACGGGCGAGGCGTTGACTCCCGCGGACGCCCGCTCCTACGCCGACCGCTACGACTTCGCCTACCTCGAGGGTCGAGACGTGCTCGAGCGCCTCGGGTAAGTCACCACCGTCGATCGATCGAGCACGTCGGTCGAAACCGCGAACGTTCATTACGGAGCGTTGCGTCTGCCCGCGTATGGGATTCGACGAGATGGATGTCGACACGATCTGGATGGACGGCGAGTTTGTCGACTGGGACGACGCACAGATTCACGTGCTAACCCACGGACTTCACTACGGGAGCGGCGTTTTCGAGGGGGCACGCTGTTATGACACCGAGGAGGGACCGGCTATCTTCCGCTGGGACGAGCACTTAGAACGGCTCTATCAGTCGTGCAAGCCCTACGAGATGGAGATCGATCACTCCCGGGAGGAACTGACCGAAGCGACCGTCGAACTCATCCAGCGCCAGGATCTCTCTTCGTGTTACATTCGTCCGATCGCGTTCTACGGCTACAACTCTCTGGGTGTGAGCCCCGGCGACTGTCCGACCCGAACCGCCATCGCCGCCTGGCCGTGGGGCGCGTACCTCGGCGAAGACGCCCTCGAGAACGGCATCGAGGTGATGATCTCCTCGTGGCGAAAACACGCCTCGAGCCAGATCCCGACGAACGCGAAGACGACGGGCCTGTACGTCAACAGCATGCTCGCCGGCGAGGAGGCGCGCCGAAACGGCTACGCCGAAGCGATCGTACTCAACAAGGAAGGCGACGTGGCGGAGGGCCCCGGCGAGAACCTGTTTATGGTCCGCGACGGCGAACTCTACACGCCCGGTCTGTCCGAATCGATCCTCGATGGCATCACGCGCGATACCGTCATCACGCTCGCAGAAGACCTCGGCTACACAGTCCACGACACGGTCTCGATCTCCCGCGGTGAACTCAACACTGCCGACGAACTGTTCTTTACCGGCTCCGCCGCGGAAGTGACGCCGATCCGGAAAGTCGACAACGTCGTCATCGGCGACGGCTCTCGCGGTCCGGTGACCGAAGAACTGCAGAACAAGTTCTTCGAAGTGGTCGAACGCCGGACCGACGAGTACGACAAGTGGTTCGATTACGTGTAGTCGACGCCATATGAACGATTCTTACTGACGCTGCGAAACGGCTTGTCGACGCTGTGGGAACGATTTTTGCTCGTAGTGGGGTACCAGAAATCGCTCTGACGTCTCGATCAGTCGTTCTTTTCGGGCGTTCCGTCGCCATCGACAGCGTCGGATTGCTCTTCACCGATAGCATCGCTCCCCGTCCCCTCTCGGTCGTTGACGGTTTCTTTGACCTCCGTGGCCTGTTCGCTCACCGTCTCCTTTACTTCCGAGGTTTGCTCGCTGACGGTTTCTTTGACTTCCGTAGCCTGTTCACTGACCGTCTCTTTGACTTCTGCGGTCTGTTCGCTAACGCTTTCTTTGACCTCCGAGGTTTGCTCGTTGACCGACGCTTTCATCTCCGAGACGCGCTCGTCGACGACATCGATTGGGACTCCCGCATCCATCCGTCGGTCTTTCTCCGCGTCGCCGAATCCGGCGCTCAGGACTCGAGTAAGCGCGTCCTCGACGTCCTCGTCGAGTTCGTCGATCTGTTCGGGTTCGACTTCGACGACGAAGCCCGTCGTGATGTTCGGAGAAGTCGGTAAAAAGAGCACAACGCGACCGTCATCGGTCTCCTTGCCCGTTTTGAACGCCGTCATTCGAAGCCCCTCCCACGTCTCGAGTTTGACCGGTTTCTGGAGCGAGTCCTGTTCGCCGAACGCCGTTTCGGCGGCCATCTTCGAGGCGTTGTAGACGACCCGTAACACTGGGACGCGGTTCGCGATATCGTCGACGATTCGTTCGAAAAGCCCGCCGACGGTCGTCCGCATGAGATAGCCGACGGAGAACGTCAGGATGGTAAAGACGGTCAGTACGACCAGGACCCGAAGCAATCGCGCGAGTTGCTTGCGGGTCTCTTCGGCCTCGGCACTGGTGCCACCAATCAACCACTCGAGCGCCTCCGCCTCGAGAATCAGTTCGGGGACGAAGCCGGAAATAAGTCCGTAGACCCAGTAGATCGCATAGAGCGTGATGAGGATCGGCCCGAGAACGACGAGCCCACTTGCAAAATCCCGTTTCCACGAAGCCATGTAGTGGTTCTCACACTAAGGGATTAAGAGCGCTTCCCTTTACTGACCGGATTTGGGTGGATTCGGTACGCAGACGCGTGGCCGACTGCTTGAGTGTGAGGTGAGCACAGTCGACAAGGTCTCGAGACGACGGTCACCCAAAACTACCCCTCGAACGCTGTCACTGACCCCGATACACCGGGTTTCGACCACAGCGAGTCGCGACATGGAATCACCACCGGTTAAGACACGGCGGTCCCTTCCGGTGGATATGGCAATACTCGAGACAGTCGCTATCGCGTTCTGGGTGATGTTGCCGGCCTACGTTCCGAACAACGCGGCCGTGCTGGCGGGCGGCGGACGGCCGATCGACGGCGGTCGGACGTGGGGCGACAAACGCGTTCTGGGGGACGGAAAATCCTGGCGCGGAACCGCCGCCGGCGTAATTGCAGGGCTCGCGCTGGCGGGAGTGCTCACCGCCGCCGCATCGTCGGTTAGCACTGCGGTCGGGTTCGACCTGCCCGAGTTCACCCCGCTCGCTGCGCTCGGCCTCGCCGGCGGCGCGATGCTCGGCGACATCCTCGCCTCGTTCGCGAAACGCCGGACGGGACGCCAGCGCGGTGCGATGTTCCCCGGCGTCGATCAGCTCGATTTCGTCGTCGTCTCGCTCCCGCTGACGGCGCTGCTCGCGACGGAGTGGTTTTTCGACTGGTTCACGTGGGGCATCGTTCTCGTGATCGTCGTGCTCACTCCGGTACTCCACGTGACGACCAACATGATCGCGTACAAACTCGGCCTGAAAAACGAACCCTGGTAGGACCGGCCGGTCGGCTGGCTTCGATTCTGCTTTTTGCGGGCCGAAATTCTCGAGTTGGCGCCCGGTTCACTCGAGCGTCGCCGGAATCTCGCTCACCGCCTCGGGCAGGTCTTCGGGTTCGGACCACCGAATAACGTGATCGCCGGCGACCTCCTCGAGCGCGGCGAGGTGGGAGGCGGCCATCCCGTTGTCGTACTTCTCGCGGCGTTTCGATTCCGAGTCGTAGACGCGCTTGAGCAACCAGAGCACGTCCCTGACGTGAGATTGCTGTCGGTAGAGAAAGCCGAGTTCCCAGACGTGGCCGCCGTCGTAATCCTCGAGCACGCCGACGACGTGAGTCGCCATTCCGGCGAGGATATCGAACGCGGGGGCCCACAGTTCCAGTTCCTCGCCGGTGAAACCGAAGTCCTCGAGCCGAAAAGCGGTCGCCGACCGGCGCTCCTCGAGGAGCGAACAGACTCGCTGTCGTCGTTCGCCCGGTCCGTCCTCGCCGCCGCGGCCGATGACCAGATACCGCCCGTCGGCGCGTCTGAGGGCGGCGAACTGCGCTCCGTGGAGACGGTTTTTCAGCCGCTCGTGCTGGGCCGGGGTGAGCGAAAGCGTCGTTCCGTCCGCCTCGAGGACCGAATCGGCGTCGACGCCCTCGAGATAGCCGTCTTCGGGGGCAGTTGGCGGGGACTCGTCAGGATTCGACATACGCCGACAACGACCGACGAAGTAATCAATGTTCCTGTCAGTTAGATCATCGCCTACGGACTACTCGAGAATCATTTGAGGGTCACTTGAGAAACACTTGAGAATCACTTAAGAATTAATTGAGAATTACTCGAGTAACCAGTCAAATTTAGCAACCAAGTGTTTATGCCGGACGAGACTGTAGTAGCCGATATGCACCCGCAAACGTCCCAACCAAACGGCGGTGGTGGCGGCGAGAACGTGGGGCCGGCGATGGAGTTCAACACGTGGAAGGCGCTCCAGAAGGCCACGGACAAAACCCGCGCAAATCTTATCGCCGACGTCATCGGGCACCCGAAGGGCGCGCCGAGCGTCGACGAACTCGATTACATGAACCCGAGCCTCGAGAAAGACGCCATCAGAAACCACCTCAAGACCCTCCAGAGCGTGAGCGTACTCGAGGAACTCGAGATCCCGCCGGGCGAACGAACGCGCGGGTTTCCCTACAAGTTCTACCGGCTGACTGACGACGCTCGCGAGCTGTTCGACCGGAACGACCTGTTCCCGCGCGGACCATGGCGACGGCAGTACGAACGCGTCCAGAAGACCGGCGAAATCGAAGAGCTCGAGGCGATGCCGCGGCCGAGTTCGGGGTGATAGGACGAGTAGACGGTTCGCTCGAGGATAGGCTAACATCGGATTCTGCGGGAGTTTAAACTCTGCAACCGACTCGAGAGTACAGAGAGCGTCATAGAACGGTTCAAATATCTTCTTCGCGACTCCCCGACAACGATAAGTACAGGGAACTCACATGCCATTAGGCCTCTTGATTTATCTCGTCGGAAGTCCAAAGACAGCACATGTCTGCCGAAGAGGACGGTCAAATAGATTTGAATAAGATGGCTCTGGGGATTGCGTTCGGACCGCTGCTAGGGGCCGCTCTTGGACTCGCACTGGGTGATATCACGCTAGGTATTCCATTTGGTATGGTTCTCGGTATCTTTCTCGGTGTGGTGTGGGGCCTAACGTAGTTGAACTACCACGCGTGAACAGTCGTTGTACTCGCATGTGTAGTGAACAAATAGTTCAGAGGAATGGGGCGAAAGAAACGCTATGAGAATCGTTCTATGACACCCTCAGTATATTCAACAGTCCTGAAAGCACCGCCGACCGCGCCGGCCCCTTTCGATCCCACCCACCGCAGCCTCGTCCTCCCCAACCGCGGCGGTTCACTGAACCGCCGCCCTCGCACGGCTTCGGTGGGCCGCGAGCGGCCCACCAGCGCGCGCCACTGCGGGGTGGGAATCGTCTTTGCTATCGACGATCCCGAATCGGCTGGTGAGTGTGTGTCGTTTCTCGATCCGTTACCTCGAGCGCTCACTCGAGTCGCGCCCGCAGATCAGCGATCGCGTCGTCGTAGGCTTCGTGGGCGCGTTCGAAGTTCGTCGGCTCCTGTATCATTCCGAAGAAGCCGTGGATCATGTCGTCGTAGTTGTGGTAGGTGACGGGAACGCCGTCGGCCTCGAGCCGATCGGCGTAGGCGGCCCCGTCGTCCCGGAGCGGGTCGAAGCCGGCGGTGAGGATCGTCGCGGGCGGCAGTCCGGAGAGGTCGGCGGCGAGTCGGGGTGCGGCGTAGACGTTCCCCTGCTGGATGTCGTCCGCGAAGTAGTGGCCTCGAAACCACGCCATCTCGTCGGCGGTCAGGAAGTAGCCCTCGGCGTTCTCCTCGTAGGACTCTGTTTCGGTCGCGTCGCCCGTCGCGGGGTAGATCAGCAGTTGCGCCGCAATGTCGGGACCACCGCGGTCTCGAGCGAGCAGTGCGGTTCCGGCGGCGAGATTACCCCCCGCGCTGTCGCCCGCGAGGATGATCCGGTCGCTGTCGGCCGCGATGCCGTCTCCCGCCTCGGCGGCGTCGCGGTCGCCGGTGGCGTCTTCGGCCCACTCGAGGGCGGCGTAACAGTCCCGAAGCCCGGCGGGGAACGGGTGTTCCGGCGCGAGTCGATAGTCGACGCTGACGACGGGATAGCCCGACTCCGCGGCGAGCTTTCGACAGCTTCCGTCGTGGGTGTCGATGCTGCCGACGACCCAGCCGCCGCCGTGGAAGTACAGAAGCAGCGGTCGATCGGATTGGGGGTCCTCGCTCGGCTCGTAGATCCGGATCGGAATCGCCCCGTCGGGGCCGTCGATACTGCGGTCCTCGACTGAGGGAAGTTCGATAGCCGGATCGCCGTGCTCGAGCATCGTTGCGAGTTGCTCTCGAGCCATCTCGGGTGTGACCTCGCTAAAGTCAGGTGTATCGAGCGATTCGTATATCTCGAGAAACGCCTGTACGTCGGGATGGGGTTCGTTAGCACGAGAAGGCGGTCGGTCGCCGTCGGTGCGAGATGGTGTCATCGTGCTGTATACTTCGAACCGAAACAAAAAGCTACGGTCGACGGAAATCCGTCCGCGCGAGTCGACATCGAGCCGATGCGCCCGGCCGCGTTTCACACCGCTTATTTCGTCTCGGGTCACTGCTACGAGCATGACCAATCAGGACCTCATCGATTCGCTCCGCGCGGCCGATGCCGTTCGGTTCGGCGAGTTCGAACTCTCCCACGGCGGGACCAGCGAGTACTACGTCGACAAGTACCTCTTCGAGACCGACCCCGACTGTCTCGAGGCCATCGCCGAGGCGTTCGCCGACCGGCTCGCGGCCGACGACAAACTCGGCGGCGTCGCGCTCGGCGGCGTTCCGCTGGCCGCCGCGACCAGCGTCGCTGCGAGCGTTCCATACGTCATCGCGCGCAAACAGCGCAAGGATTACGGCACCGCGAATCTAGTCGAGGGCCGACTCGAGGACGGCGAGGAGGTCGTCGTCGTCGAGGACATCGTCACGACGGGAACGAGCCTCGTCGACGCCGTCGAGGCGCTCCGGGATGCGGGCGCGACGGTCGAGCGAGCGCTCGTCGTCGTCGACCGAGAGGAAGGCGGACGGGAGACCGTCGAGGACGCGGGCGTCGAGATGGAGTCGCTCGTGACCGCGAGCGAGTTGCTGGCCTCCCAGTGATCGCCCGGGAGAGAACCCGCATCCTGCGATGCGATCGGTCGGCGCTGTACCATCACAACGCTTTTAACCTACTCGAGACTACGCGTAATCACGATGGTAGGTGTCCGTTTTACAGGGCCGTCCGCCCGCTTTTAACACTCACCTCTCGTTCGTTGTGTCGAACTCTCTCGTCAGACGGACGACGCGTGCAGGACACCATTGGGCTTCTCGACGGAGTCCGAGTACCTAATTACGATACACAGCCACAGCCATGTCAGAATCAGAGTCGGAACCAGAATCAGCGGGACAGATCACCGTCGTACTGCCGGACGGGTCGGAACTCGAGGTCGACGCCGGCGCGACGGTCGAAGACTGCGCCTACGAGATCGGCCCCGGACTCGGCCGGGATACGGTCGCCGGGAAACTCGACGGCGACCTCGTCGCCAAGGAGGAACCCGCCTACGACGGCGCGACACTCGAGATAATCACCGAGGGATCGGACGAA contains the following coding sequences:
- a CDS encoding DUF120 domain-containing protein — encoded protein: MSLATESAVGHDELAVLKLLALEGGLFGDVKVSCSAIADRLDASNQTASRRLQRLESAGLLERETVSDGQWVVITDEGERVLRAEYEDYRRVFETGAEVELEGTITSGMGEGRHYISLPGYQRQFEERLGYDPFPGTLNVDLREDSVRRRSAMSSLEPVPIDGWEDDDRTYGPAVCYPATIETADGDTYETAHTIAPERTHHDDDQLEVIAPDKLREELGLEDDDHVTVSVGDR
- the ribB gene encoding 3,4-dihydroxy-2-butanone-4-phosphate synthase; this translates as MRTETEPGTEGSESLTESEFRRALESFRSGEPVLVHDAADREGETDLIYHADAVTPDAVARMRNDAGGLVCVALSDDVADAFDLPFFTDEVDHPAAADHELGYDERSSFSFTVNHRDTYTGITDSDRSTTIRALGEAAADPSATDFAAEFRVPGHVHLLRAAPDLLAQREGHTELGLALADAADLPPAVVVCEMLDDETGEALTPADARSYADRYDFAYLEGRDVLERLG
- a CDS encoding branched-chain amino acid transaminase; the protein is MGFDEMDVDTIWMDGEFVDWDDAQIHVLTHGLHYGSGVFEGARCYDTEEGPAIFRWDEHLERLYQSCKPYEMEIDHSREELTEATVELIQRQDLSSCYIRPIAFYGYNSLGVSPGDCPTRTAIAAWPWGAYLGEDALENGIEVMISSWRKHASSQIPTNAKTTGLYVNSMLAGEEARRNGYAEAIVLNKEGDVAEGPGENLFMVRDGELYTPGLSESILDGITRDTVITLAEDLGYTVHDTVSISRGELNTADELFFTGSAAEVTPIRKVDNVVIGDGSRGPVTEELQNKFFEVVERRTDEYDKWFDYV
- a CDS encoding CDP-2,3-bis-(O-geranylgeranyl)-sn-glycerol synthase, with amino-acid sequence MAILETVAIAFWVMLPAYVPNNAAVLAGGGRPIDGGRTWGDKRVLGDGKSWRGTAAGVIAGLALAGVLTAAASSVSTAVGFDLPEFTPLAALGLAGGAMLGDILASFAKRRTGRQRGAMFPGVDQLDFVVVSLPLTALLATEWFFDWFTWGIVLVIVVLTPVLHVTTNMIAYKLGLKNEPW
- a CDS encoding alpha/beta hydrolase, whose amino-acid sequence is MTPSRTDGDRPPSRANEPHPDVQAFLEIYESLDTPDFSEVTPEMAREQLATMLEHGDPAIELPSVEDRSIDGPDGAIPIRIYEPSEDPQSDRPLLLYFHGGGWVVGSIDTHDGSCRKLAAESGYPVVSVDYRLAPEHPFPAGLRDCYAALEWAEDATGDRDAAEAGDGIAADSDRIILAGDSAGGNLAAGTALLARDRGGPDIAAQLLIYPATGDATETESYEENAEGYFLTADEMAWFRGHYFADDIQQGNVYAAPRLAADLSGLPPATILTAGFDPLRDDGAAYADRLEADGVPVTYHNYDDMIHGFFGMIQEPTNFERAHEAYDDAIADLRARLE
- the pyrE gene encoding orotate phosphoribosyltransferase; protein product: MTNQDLIDSLRAADAVRFGEFELSHGGTSEYYVDKYLFETDPDCLEAIAEAFADRLAADDKLGGVALGGVPLAAATSVAASVPYVIARKQRKDYGTANLVEGRLEDGEEVVVVEDIVTTGTSLVDAVEALRDAGATVERALVVVDREEGGRETVEDAGVEMESLVTASELLASQ